A DNA window from Deltaproteobacteria bacterium RBG_16_64_85 contains the following coding sequences:
- a CDS encoding phosphohydrolase → MPEPEERTVAARLGTSRGKILLVVVATAAVSLLHFLTPAGPHAWHWLHLFYQKLYYVPILIAAAFLGIRGTLATALAVSFLFLVHILRDWSGDLMRQADQVGEIASFWVIAVASSFLFHRERFALEQERVAHEETLSALASSLDLREHETALHSRRVREYTMLLTRRMRLKDEAALLNIAIGALLHDVGKIGVPDHVLLKQGELTEEEWREIRRHPELGATLIDRIPFLAGAREIVLAHHERYDGSGYPKGLVGAEIPRGARIFAVADVFDALTTDRPYRAALSYQEAAEFITKESGTHFDPAVVDAFLAVPFRNWEETASRYGVTLREA, encoded by the coding sequence ATGCCCGAGCCAGAGGAAAGAACGGTTGCCGCCCGCCTGGGGACTTCCCGGGGGAAGATCCTCCTGGTCGTTGTCGCTACGGCGGCTGTTTCCCTCCTTCACTTCCTGACACCCGCCGGCCCGCACGCGTGGCACTGGCTCCATCTTTTTTACCAGAAGCTCTACTATGTCCCCATCCTGATAGCGGCGGCCTTCCTGGGAATACGCGGGACGCTTGCGACCGCCTTGGCCGTCAGTTTTCTCTTCCTGGTCCACATCCTCAGGGATTGGAGCGGAGACCTCATGCGCCAAGCCGACCAGGTCGGGGAGATCGCAAGCTTCTGGGTGATCGCCGTCGCCTCGTCGTTCCTGTTCCACCGGGAACGGTTCGCGCTGGAGCAGGAGCGCGTGGCGCACGAGGAGACGCTCTCGGCGCTTGCCTCCTCACTCGACCTTCGCGAGCACGAGACCGCCCTTCATTCCCGCCGGGTCCGGGAATACACGATGCTGCTGACGCGCAGGATGAGATTGAAAGACGAGGCAGCTCTCTTGAACATCGCCATCGGCGCACTCCTCCACGACGTGGGAAAGATCGGGGTACCGGATCATGTGCTCCTAAAGCAAGGGGAACTGACCGAGGAGGAATGGAGAGAGATCCGGCGGCACCCCGAACTCGGCGCAACGCTCATCGACCGGATCCCGTTTCTTGCCGGCGCCCGCGAGATCGTCCTTGCCCATCACGAGAGATACGACGGAAGCGGGTATCCGAAAGGGCTTGTGGGAGCGGAGATCCCGCGCGGAGCGCGGATCTTTGCCGTGGCGGACGTCTTCGATGCCCTGACGACGGACCGGCCTTACAGGGCGGCATTATCCTACCAAGAAGCGGCGGAGTTCATCACGAAGGAGAGCGGGACCCATTTCGATCCCGCCGTTGTCGATGCGTTCCTTGCGGTTCCATTCCGCAATTGGGAGGAGACGGCTTCCCGGTATGGGGTGACCTTGAGAGAGGCCTGA